In Deltaproteobacteria bacterium, the genomic window ATGCCGGAACCATCATGACTGGCCGAGGAAAGATTTCCATTCAAAAGATAAATACCGTTGAAATCCGTGGCATTGGCGATTCGGGTAATTTCCGAGGCCATGGCCTGATACTCCGAATCGATGATCATGCGCTGATCCGAGGTGTAGGTGCCGGTGGAGGCCTGTTCCGCCAGCTCCTTCATACGGATCAACTTTTCGTCGATGACGCCCAGCGCTCCGTCCGCGGTCTGGATCAAGGAAATGGCGTCATTGGCGTTGCGCACGCCCTGATTCAAGGAGGCGATGTCGGAACGCATGAGTTCGCGAATCGCCAACCCGGCCGCGTCGTCGGCGGCGGTACTGACGCGCAGTCCCGAGGACAGGCGTCGGGTTGAGACGGACAGGTCATTATAGGACTGGGACAAATTTCTGGCGGCGTTCATCGCCATCAAATTATGATTTATGACCAAAGACATGAGAGTATACCTCCTTAAACGGTTGTACCCGATTTTAAGCAGGGACGGTGCCAAATATACTTTTTATTTTAATTTAGAATAGTTACAAAATAGAACACCCCGAGCTACCGAACATTTGCCGCCTACCGGGTCAAAATTGCCTCGCATTCTAAAGTTTTTCACCGCCGATCCGATAAGGATGATGACAGAATCTCCAGCCGGGAGGCCGTGACCATGAAAATTACAGCACCAGTTTCAGAAACCCAGGATTTCATGCCCCACATCGACGCGGGGTCGTCATCCCAGCG contains:
- a CDS encoding flagellin; its protein translation is MSLVINHNLMAMNAARNLSQSYNDLSVSTRRLSSGLRVSTAADDAAGLAIRELMRSDIASLNQGVRNANDAISLIQTADGALGVIDEKLIRMKELAEQASTGTYTSDQRMIIDSEYQAMASEITRIANATDFNGIYLLNGNLSSASHDGSGINATGKLKVHFGTGNASSEDYYYIQIGNATASALGVGNQSIENAGYSISTQQGAQQALDALNEAIVSKDKIRANLGALQNRLENTITNLTIQAENLQAAESRISDVDVAQEMTAFVRNQILTQSAVAMLSQANSLPQMAMQLIQG